A single window of Botrytis cinerea B05.10 chromosome 15, complete sequence DNA harbors:
- the Bcmfs1 gene encoding Bcmfs1 — protein sequence MGLDGEASSPIENAAPNTDLVEELDFSRQIFHMQPSSETNLDDRGDQTVLNEANGLSHHSGTNSKQQEINEGSDRQEGSQESEEAIKDGAQSQLAESQLGHSKGISTERLDSQGSSEQPEEHKPQVTLDSLNNPKEKSRNLSSTSRPNTADSTKAGSDCAGFESILELEKSSLEDENTRILKPTTSRGSRNSSDIDANKASRNNAGLNELFTDIIASAAPSLRHLASQSTLGESACSTKRSKTFERPNRLSTPVEEQRHPGKPGLWSDQFMKNIDEMVDWEAKEVNAISLASTNNLDAFGARAKTEKEEEVVVSPEPQELEAEIEYPGTIALTVLTIGLCLSVLLISLDRTIITTAIPYISGEFKSYADVGWYGSAYLLTACAFQPMYGRIFTIFSIKWSYLGANALFEIGSLICGVAPNSLTLIIGRAIAGVGSAGILTGSFVVVAHSVPIQRRPVFTAAVGLMFGLGATVGPLMGGVFTDKVSWRWCFYFNLPVGGVTILAMILFFNPKNTLDTKRSFGSRVLDLDILGNILLLGACVMLFIAFQHTEEGNGWSSPMVIGLLVGFGVSMIVLGLWFWYRGNKALIPLEILKQRTVLASCLFSFFLYSALIIHGYYLPQWFQAIKHTSAIASGIDMIPYVLCNAFFTLVAGVIVSKSGYFTPPAIIGTAIATVGCGFISTFRTDTTTAEWIGYEILTSTGFGIAIQQGFTAVQTVLPLEKIPIGTAAVVASQSFGGAVFVSVGNTILQNQLKASYDSGQLPGVNIQAVLDAGATGFRSVVDADQLPALLEVYNGALQKVFIAAIPVTGLAFASSLFLEWKSVKTQESTEQV from the exons ATGGGTTTAGACGGTGAAGCGAGCTCTCCAATTGAAAATGCAGCACCAAACACAGATTTAGTGGAAGAACTTGACTTTTCGCGTCAAATCTTCCATATGCAACCGTCATCTGAAACTAATCTGGATGACAGAGGAGACCAAACAGTCTTAAATGAGGCCAATGGACTCTCTCATCATTCAGGAACTAATAGCAAGCAACAAGAAATAAATGAAGGATCTGATAGACAAGAAGGTTCTCAAGAAAGTGAGGAAGCGATCAAAGATGGAGCTCAATCTCAGCTCGCAGAATCTCAGTTGGGCCACAGCAAAGGGATATCGACAGAGAGGCTGGATTCTCAAGGAAGTTCTGAACAGCCAGAAGAACATAAGCCACAGGTCACCCTCGATTCATTAAACAACCCCAAAGAAAAGTCGCGAAATTTGAGCTCAACTTCGCGTCCCAATACCGCAGATAGTACGAAAGCAGGCTCTGATTGTGCAGGATTTGAATCTATCCTGGAGTTGGAAAAATCGTCACTTGAGGATGAAAATACTCGAATATTAAAACCCACCACATCTCGTGGGTCACGAAATTCTTCAGATATCGATGCTAACAAGGCGTCCCGGAATAATGCTGGTCTCAATGAACTGTTCACAGATATCATAGCATCTGCAGCCCCATCACTTCGACATCTAGCATCTCAAAGCACGCTCGGTGAATCCGCGTGTAGTACCAAGAGAAGTAAGACCTTTGAGCGACCGAATCGATTATCAACGCCCGTGGAAGAGCAGAGACATCCAGGAAAACCAGGATTATGGAGTGATCAATTCATGAAGAATATAGATGAGATGGTAGATTGGGAAGCCAAAGAGGTCAACGCAATATCGTTGGCCTCCACCAATAATCTGGATGCGTTCGGGGCTCGCGCAAAAACCgaaaaagaggaggaagTTGTTGTGTCACCAGAGCCACAAGAATTAGAAGCGGAAATTGAGTATCCTGGAACCATTGCTTTAACGGTTCTCACGATCGGGCTTTGCTTGTCGGTgctcttgatttctttggatAGAACGATCATCACAACT GCAATTCCATACATTAGTGGAGAATTCAAGTCTTACGCAGACGTTGGGTGGTATGGAAGTGCATACCTACTTACGGCATGCGCGTTCCAGCCGATGTATGGAAGGATCTTTACTATTTTCAGTATCAAATGGTCATATCTAGGCGCAAATGCGCTATTTGAGATCGGATCATTGATTTGTGGCGTGGCTCCCAATTCTCTCACATTGATTATAGGGCGTGCTATCGCTGGAGTTGGAAGTGCGGGTATTTTAACAGGGtcttttgttgttgtcgcTCATAGTGTCCCGATACAAAGACGTCCTGTCTTCACCGCGGCTGTGGGTTTGAT GTTCGGATTAGGAGCTACAGTAGGACCATTGATGGGAGGAGTTTTCACAGATAAAGTATCATGGAGATGGtgtttttatttcaatcttcCAGTCGGTGGCGTAACCATCTTGGCCATGATCTTATTCTTCAACCCCAAGAACACCTTGGACACAAAACGATCGTTTGGCTCACGAGTTCTTGATCTCGATATCCTTGGAAATATCCTTTTGCTCGGTGCATGCGTTATGCTTTTCATAGCTTTCCAACATACTGAAGAG GGCAATGGCTGGTCCAGTCCAATGGTTATTGGTCTTCTCGTCGGCTTTGGAGTAAGTATGATTGTGTTAGGACTGTGGTTTTGGTACAGAGGCAACAAAGCTTTGATTCCACTTGAAATCCTCAAGCAACGCACTGTATTAGCAAGCTgccttttctccttcttcctctactCGGCCTTGATTATTCACGGCTACTATCTCCCTCAATGGTTTCAAGCGATCAAACACACATCCGCAATCGCATCTGGTATTGACATGATTCCATATGTCCTCTGCAATGCTTTCTTCACACTCGTAGCCGGTGTTATCGTCTCCAAATCCGGGTACTTTACACCACCCGCAATCATCGGTACAGCAATTGCCACCGTAGGCTGTGGATTCATCAGCACATTTAGAACCGATACCACAACGGCTGAATGGATCGGCTACGAAATTCTCACTTCGACGGGTTTTGGAATTGCAATTCAGCAAGGATTCACCGCTGTCCAAACCGTCTTACCTTTGGAGAAAATTCCTATTGGCACCGCTGCGGTGGTTGCATCGCAGTCTTTTGGTGGTGCAGTCTTTGTTTCTGTTGGAAATACAATTCTCCAGAACcaattgaaagcttcatATGATAGTGGGCAATTGCCAGGAGTCAATATTCAGGCAGTCTTGGATGCTGGTGCCACGGGCTTCAGATCTGTAGTTGATGCGGATCAATTGCCTGCACTATTGGAAGTGTACAACGGTGCTTTACAGAAAGTTTTCATCGCAGCGATTCCTGTTACTGGATTAGCGTTTGCTTCTTCTCTGTTCTTGGAATGGAAGAGTGTTAAAACTCAGGAGTCCACTGAACAGGTGTGA
- the Bcrum1 gene encoding Bcrum1, producing MLSYETTLLEIELPRSSYWPQSSDSIAHFQPRSYTPKMSLSPPGSPSSVESSGIRRYRRTTACTTCRDRRVKCSRDRPFCTQCKKGGRPCKYLNSEIPEFEFIEVNLSRSPGRKSPSPVMSNPITERKSGIKSKATSRALGKASQIPSSPFTAKTLANDMDTQSHQPIKSLAITLGALGEDFISYFRTKVPAREVCDHFLNNFIGLQFSVPICHIDTLIDEYISFWANLSPETSVESTLLILAILYCGAVNSTINISQSTTLHDLYEQLLDIVNLPTYNCVHRGSSSIQLLQAYLLVNTFQASTSSSQFRYGFLPHAIRLAQSLQLNFDKPYQSNNMQAEVEKRIWWHLLFLDLQSTIMTGAPSLITRHGCTNNVSLPMVLNHASSQDSTSPMMAAFYGQCQWVRCMRDWLIKMPKQEDVVCLVESIENLLNLLPEVKAENLGPRAYLRLLTDSVYCLLGLNFCQEKQLRDIGWYSDIVRAASSFLQNYLYLCDMKSAAPLKSALPGLIQPHHAVFILLRHLSLCTSLDAKAQSLKILVDRFFDADISSPRVGASRAVSRSPEFTHYSPNSRMSRKSYGNPRQDLLILLYRKIHAKLDWDTPKFTAMPRSTSQNMGVLPQLEGLVPRETKSNIVSIENSASGYEGTKWMELGMEMSTEDCMMDRELDDVLRGGRDVWNKWERLIGAVFKC from the exons ATGTTAAGCTACGAAACGACACTACTTGAAATTGAATTGCCTCGAAGTTCCTACTGGCCCCAATCATCAGATTCTATTGCCCATTTTCAACCAAGATCATATACACCAAAGATGTCACTAAGCCCTCCTGGAAGTCCAAGTAGTGTAGAGTCTAGTGGTATTAGACGATATCGCAGGACTACGGCTTGTACAACATGCCGTGATAGAAGA GTAAAATGTAGCCGCGACAGGCCATTCTGCACCCAATGTAAAAAGGGGGGACGACCATGTAAATACCTAAACAGCGAAATACCCGAATTTGAGTTTATTGAAGTAAATTTATCAAGGAGTCCGGGTAGGAAGTCGCCATCGCCAGTTATGTCAAATCCAATCACCGAAAGGAAATCCGGTATCAAGTCAAAAGCAACCAGTCGGGCGTTGGGTAAAGCGTCTCAAATACCGTCGTCTCCTTTCACCGCAAAGACCCTGGCGAATGATATGGATACTCAGTCCCATCAGCCCATCAAAAGTTTAGCGATTACCCTAGGTGCACTTGGCGAAGATTTCATCTCCTATTTTCGGACGAAAGTTCCAGCACGAGAAGTGTGTGACCATTTCTTGAATAACTTTATAGGACTACAATTTTCAGTGCCCATATGCCATATTGATACTCTTATAGATGAGTACATTAGCTTCTGGGCCAATCTGTCTCCTGAGACCTCGGTTGAATCTACCCTACTCATCTTAGCTATTTTGTATTGTGGGGCCGTCAATTCTACCATCAACATTTCACAATCAACAACATTACACGATCTATACGAACAGCTATTAGATATAGTTAATCTTCCAACATATAATTGCGTACACAGAGGATCATCTTCCATCCAGCTTCTGCAGGCTTACCTTCTTGTAAACACATTCCAAGCTAGCACATCATCCTCACAGTTCCGGTATGGATTTTTACCCCACGCAATCAGACTCGCTCAATCTTTACAGCTCAATTTCGACAAACCATATCAAAGTAATAATATGCAAGCTGAAGTTGAGAAGAGAATCTGGTGGCATTTGCTGTTTTTGGATCTTCAGTCGACGATCATGACCGGCGCACCTTCACTCATAACTAGACATGGATGCACAAACAATGTTTCGTTGCCCATGGTGCTAAATCATGCCTCTAGCCAAGATTCAACTTCACCAATGATGGCCGCCTTTTACGGTCAATGCCAGTGGGTGCGCTGCATGCGCGACTGGCTCATAAAGATGCCAAAGCAGGAAGATGTGGTTTGTCTTGTTGAAAGCATTGAGAATCTTCTAAATTTATTACCGGAAGTGAAAGCAGAGAACTTGGGACCGCGGGCGTACCTGAGATTATTGACTGATAGTGTATATTGCCTTCTCGGATTGAACTTCTGCCAGGAAAAGCAATTGCGGGATATTGGGTGGTACAGTGATATTGTCCG GGCTGCAAGTTCATTCCTGCAAAACTACCTTTATCTATGCGACATGAAATCTGCAGCACCATTGAAGTCGGCTCTCCCTGGTCTCATACAGCCACACCACGCTGTTTTTATCCTCCTCAGGCACCTTAGTTTGTGCACTTCCTTGGACGCCAAAGCTCAATCGCTGAAAATTCTGGTAGACAGATTCTTCGATGCCGACATATCTAGCCCCAGAGTTGGCGCCAGTCGTGCCGTTTCTAGATCGCCAGAGTTCACTCACTACAGCCCTAATTCTCGGATGTCTCGCAAGTCATATGGAAACCCTCGCCAAGATCTTCTCATACTACTCTATAGGAAAATCCATGCCAAACTAGACTGGGATACACCAAAATTCACGGCCATGCCTCGCTCGACTTCTCAAAATATGGGGGTCTTGCCACAACTTGAAGGCTTGGTCCCGCGAGAAACGAAGAGCAACATAGTCTCCATTGAGAATTCGGCAAGCGGGTATGAAGGAACtaaatggatggaattgggaatggagatgaGCACGGAGGATTGCATGATGGATAGGGAGTTGGATGATGTACTTAGAGGTGGACGAGATGTATGGAACAAATGGGAAAGACTGATAGGTGCGGTTTTCAAGTGCTGA